The Shewanella algae DNA segment GCCGGTTTGAGGCTGACTTCAAAGCTGACATCCGAGTGAGCATGATGCAGCTGCAGCGATAACTCACGGTTGCTGCTGCTGAAGTGCTTTATTTGGCTAAGCACTTCTTCCAGAGACTGCTTGGCAATACTCTCTCCATTGACGGCAGTAACAATATCGCCGGCCATGATCCCGGCTTGTTCGGCCGGAGAGCCGGGGAAGGGCGCGATAATTCTGAGTTTTTCCCCTTCGGTGGACACTTCAAAGCCGTAGCCGAAGTATTCCCCTCGGTTGCTGTCCCTGAGGCTGTTCATCTGCTCGGGTTTCAGAAAACTGGAATAAGGGTCGAGACGTTGAAATATGCCTTCAATGGCGGCGTCGACAAGTTCCCTGCGGCTGATGTCCCTGACGTAGTAGGTTTCCACTGTATCCATCACATCCAGCAGCAATGAAAGCTCGTGAGTGTGGTTGGGTTTGGGAAAGTTTTCGTGGCTAGCCAGGCTGAGAGAGATTCCCATGACTATACCAAGACCGATATACAGCAGGTTGCGAATAGAGTTGCCCATGTTGCCCCCTTTGAAGTGCAGGGGGCTGATGATTAACGCCGACAGTAATTTGCCGGATCGACAGCTTGCCCCTTATGCCTTATTTCAAAGTATAGGCCAGGCTCGGTTTGTCCTCCGGAACGTCCTACCAGTGCCACGGCTTCGCCGGCCTTGACCGTATCTCCAGCATCTTTCAGCAATGTCTGGGCGTGGCCATAAAGGCTCATAAAGCCTTTGCCATGGTCGACAACCAACACCATACCAAAACCGCGCAGCCAGTCGGCATAGATCACCTTACCGGCGGCTACTGCACTGATAGACTGGCCCTCCGGGGCCGATAGCATGACACCTTTCCAGCGCACATTGCCGGAGCGCTGACTGCCAAAGCTGTTTTTGATCCTGCCCTTGGTGGGCCAATTGAGTGAGCCGCGGGACTTGGCCAATCCATCCATGCTTGGGCTATCACGCATGGCAGCCAGGGCTTGCTCGACAACCCGTTTCAGCGAGGCTTCTTCTATCTGCAGTTGCTCCAGTTCTGAGGCCTTACTGCTGATGGTGCGTTGCAGTTCTTTCAATGTCTGTTGTCGCTGATCCTGTTCTTGATTGAGGCGCTTGGATTGAGCCTTTTGATCCAGTACCAGCTTGTTGAGTCGATTACGTTCCTGCTGCTCGCTCTGCTGTACCGCTGACAATTCCTGGCGGGTTTGTTTCAGTTGTTCTATGGCCTGCATTCTGGCCTTGTTGAGAAAGTCATAGTAGGCCAGCATCCGTTCTATGGTGGCCGGGTCTTGCTGGTTGAGCAGCATCTTACTGTAATCATGATTCCCGGCGAGATAAGCACTGGTTAGCTGTTTGGCCAGGGTTTGCTGTTGGCTTTCTTTGAGCTTGTCCAGCTGTGCGGCTCTTTGCTTCAGCTCGGAGAGACGCTTTTCGGCATCGCTGAGAGCATTTTCAGTTTGATTGACCTTACGGGCGGCATCTGCGATAGCCTGCTCGTCTTTTTTCAGCAGTTGCAGCAGTTTTTCCCGCTGTTTGCCTGTGTCTCTCAGAGCATTTTGCTGGGCGGTGATCTGGGATTGCAGTGCCTTTAACTCGGACTGACGCCGCTCCAGATCGGATGCCTGCAGCTGAGAGGAAAACACGAGAAAGCCAGCAAGTATGCTGGCTTTGGCTAAAATACGCTTCTGCACCGGGTCAGTGTTACTCTTTTGTATGGATTAACGGACGCCCTGTCATTTCGTCAGGAATGCTCTGTCCCATCAGTGTCAGCATGGTTGGTGCGATATCACTCAGGCGGCCACCTTCATCGATTGTGGCCTTGCGACCGACATAGATAAAGGGCACCAGCTCACTGGTGTGGGCGGTATGAGCCTGGCCTGTGGTTTCGTCCACCATCTGCTCGGCGTTGCCGTGGTCGGCAGTGATGATGCACTCACCATCTACCTTGGCCAGTGCGTCCACTACTCGGCCTATGCAGGCATCTACAGCTTCGCAAGCCTTGACCGCAGCATCAAACTTGCCGGTATGACCTACCATGTCACCGTTGGGGTAGTTACAGATAATGACATCATATTTAGTTGATTCAATAGCTTCAACCAACTTATCTGTCAGCTCTGTCGAACTCATCTCAGGTTGCAAGTCATAGGTAGCGACTTTGGGTGAATTGATCAGAATACGGTCTTCACCCTCGAATGGTTGTTCTTTACCGCCATTGAAGAAGAAGGTTACGTGGGCGTATTTCTCGGTTTCTGAAATACGCAGCTGAGTCAGACCGCGATTCTGCAGTACTTCGCCCAGGGTGTTGACCAGGTCTTCCGATGGGAAGGCTACCGGGGCTTTGATATCGGCGGCATACTCGGTGAGCATGACAAAGTTAACCTTGGGCGTCACTGCGCGTTCAAAACCATCGAAATCCGGATTGACGAAGGCGCGGGTGATCTGTCTGGCGCGGTCGGCACGGAAGTTCATGAAAATCAGCGCATCGCCATCGTGCAGTGTTGTGGCCTTACCTTGATCCAGAATCGCAGTTGCGGCAACAAACTCATCGTTTTCATCGCGGTCATAGGCAGCTTCCAGCGCGGCTACGGCAGAGTCGGCACTGTATTTCCCCTGACCTTGAGTGATCAGATCGTAGGCTTGGGAGACTCGGTCCCAACGGTTGTCCCTGTCCATGGCATAGTAGCGGCCAACGATGGAGGTTATGCGACCTCGGCCCAATTCGGCAAACAGTTTGTCGAAGCGTTCCAAGCTGGCTTTGGCGCTGCGTGGTGGGGTGTCACGCCCATCGAGGAAGGCGTGCAGGTAAACTTGCTTAGCACCCCGCTTGACGGCCATACGGCACATGGCTTCAAGATGATCTTCATGGCTGTGAACACCGCCGGGTGACAGCAGTCCCATGATATGTACTGCGCCGTCTGCCTCGATGGCGGCGTCGACCGCCTCGATCAGTGCTTGGGTTTGCTCAAATTCGCCATCTTCAATGGCCTTGCTGATGCGGGTCAGTTCCTGATAAACGATACGGCCGGAACCAATATTGATATGGCCCACTTCAGAGTTGCCCATCTGCCCGTCAGGCAAACCTACATCTTTACCTGAGCCGGAAATCAAACTGTGGGCGTATTCGGCGTTGAGTCTGTCGAGAACCGGAGTGTTGGCGTGATGGACGGCATTCATATGCGTGCCCTCACGATAACCCCAGCCGTCCAGAATAAGCAGTGCCAAAGGACGTTTGCTTGTCTTCATGTTGATACCTGTAAAGTTGAAAGAATCGGTCAAATCTGAAATTGGTTAAATATTACTACGTCTGTCCTGAGGGCAAAAGCCATTTACCCCGATTGTGATAATAGGGCGGACCGCGCTTTAACGCCGACTCAAGGGGCAAAACTGCAGCGAAACAGCTGCAATCTGCCTGGCCTCTGGGTATACTCTGCGCTTGTCCTAAATGGCCCAATAGATAACAGGCAGTTAAAAATGCAGGAATATGTAGAGTTTCTTAAAGCCCACCCCATGCTGAGCCTGGCCTGGGTAGGTTTGTTTATAGCCGTGGTGGTAACCCTGTTCAAATCCGGCTTCTCCAAGGTTAAAACCGTTGATCATCAGCAGGCGATTTTCCTGATGAATAAAGAAGATGCCAAGGTGATAGATGTGCGTGCCAATGCCGACTTCCGTAAGGCGCATATTATCAATGCCCAGAATGTACCTATGGCCGACATCAAAAATAATCAAATCGCTAACCTTGAAAAGTACAAAACCACACCCATTATACTGGTATGCAACGCTGGCATGACCTCATCTCAAGCGGCTCAGATTTTGGTTAAGCAAGGCTTTGAAAAAGTCTTTAACCTCAAAGGTGGTATGGGTGATTGGCAGGCAGCAAATATGCCTGTGTCCAAAAGCAAAAGATAATGAGTGTCGGCGGTTGTCATTGCATCCTGCGTCCTTCTATTAGTAGAGTGGGCCATGCTGAAGTGGCAACCGGCATCCTGAGTTCTGTTCCGGCGCTGAACAGATGAATAGCTGGGATGATGACTGGGAGTCGCAACCGACCCGAGTAACATACGCCCCAAACACCGGCTCATTGCAAGCCGAGACTAAATGGATAGGTAGGAATTATGGCTGAAGTAGCAAACAACGAACAACAAGCCCCACAGTTCAACATTCAACGTGTGTATATCAAGGACGTTTCTTTCGAAACCCCTAACAGCCCAGCGGTATTCCAGAAAGAGTGGAATCCTGAAGTTAAGCTGGATCTGGATACCCGCAGCGCCAAGTTGGCCGATGATGTATTTGAAGTGGTACTGTCACTGACTGTGACTGCCAAAAACGGTG contains these protein-coding regions:
- a CDS encoding murein hydrolase activator EnvC family protein; the protein is MQKRILAKASILAGFLVFSSQLQASDLERRQSELKALQSQITAQQNALRDTGKQREKLLQLLKKDEQAIADAARKVNQTENALSDAEKRLSELKQRAAQLDKLKESQQQTLAKQLTSAYLAGNHDYSKMLLNQQDPATIERMLAYYDFLNKARMQAIEQLKQTRQELSAVQQSEQQERNRLNKLVLDQKAQSKRLNQEQDQRQQTLKELQRTISSKASELEQLQIEEASLKRVVEQALAAMRDSPSMDGLAKSRGSLNWPTKGRIKNSFGSQRSGNVRWKGVMLSAPEGQSISAVAAGKVIYADWLRGFGMVLVVDHGKGFMSLYGHAQTLLKDAGDTVKAGEAVALVGRSGGQTEPGLYFEIRHKGQAVDPANYCRR
- a CDS encoding rhodanese-like domain-containing protein: MQEYVEFLKAHPMLSLAWVGLFIAVVVTLFKSGFSKVKTVDHQQAIFLMNKEDAKVIDVRANADFRKAHIINAQNVPMADIKNNQIANLEKYKTTPIILVCNAGMTSSQAAQILVKQGFEKVFNLKGGMGDWQAANMPVSKSKR
- the gpmM gene encoding 2,3-bisphosphoglycerate-independent phosphoglycerate mutase, translated to MKTSKRPLALLILDGWGYREGTHMNAVHHANTPVLDRLNAEYAHSLISGSGKDVGLPDGQMGNSEVGHINIGSGRIVYQELTRISKAIEDGEFEQTQALIEAVDAAIEADGAVHIMGLLSPGGVHSHEDHLEAMCRMAVKRGAKQVYLHAFLDGRDTPPRSAKASLERFDKLFAELGRGRITSIVGRYYAMDRDNRWDRVSQAYDLITQGQGKYSADSAVAALEAAYDRDENDEFVAATAILDQGKATTLHDGDALIFMNFRADRARQITRAFVNPDFDGFERAVTPKVNFVMLTEYAADIKAPVAFPSEDLVNTLGEVLQNRGLTQLRISETEKYAHVTFFFNGGKEQPFEGEDRILINSPKVATYDLQPEMSSTELTDKLVEAIESTKYDVIICNYPNGDMVGHTGKFDAAVKACEAVDACIGRVVDALAKVDGECIITADHGNAEQMVDETTGQAHTAHTSELVPFIYVGRKATIDEGGRLSDIAPTMLTLMGQSIPDEMTGRPLIHTKE